The following nucleotide sequence is from Drosophila takahashii strain IR98-3 E-12201 chromosome 3L, DtakHiC1v2, whole genome shotgun sequence.
TGCTTACTGTTTAAGggatttttagatattttacttgttcattttaaacattttaagctCTTGATTTTCTTAATGTATGCCTTATTGGGTTTTGGTTGCTTTTCCTTGGGGGCTTTTGTGGGTTTATCATCAAATAACATTGCTCTTACAGTAATCTCGTGAACCTAAACTTGTCTTGTCACTAGTTTAAACAAGTAATGACTAACGGTCTAAGCTAAGTGGCTCGCTTGATAAtcaatagtaataataatcatACAATAATATGTTTTAGAGTTTACACAGATTTACACATTTCGACTAGCGCGTGGTTCGATAGAGGGTTCTAGAATACCTAAGGTCTGGATAGGTCTTGTCATTGGTTATTTTAGTTGAGGATCGGAGTGGTTCTTGGTTCTAATATTAAAAGAGATTTTCCAGGGGGAGACATAGAACGGAAAGCCAAGTGAGAGTGAGATGCCCTTGCTTTTTATgttaatacttttatttttttttttaacctcgGCAGTgttaaaattttacttttgatATTTCGGGAAGTGTTTAACGTATTAAACGAAAAGACGAAACTTAAAGTAGGATTTCTTACAAACAGGTCTCTTGGACTCACTTttctttaacctttttttgttgctaaGGGCATCTCGTCAGCTACAACAAATAAACACACTTCTATGGGCCTAGTTAAGCGGGATATGGCGGCTCATAAAATTCAGTTTCAATGGGATTTAGCCGGGAAATTTTGGggcaattttgtatttattttctgacAAGCGCGTTGTGTTAAGTGTAGAAAGAGGCGTGCATGAGAGGGCGGGggtcttttttgttttaacaaaGGTAGCACAATTAAACTGTTTACTGATTGAATTGCTGTTGCAGTTTTGAAAGAATGTTTCCAAAAAATTGTGGCTCCAATTGCTAGAATTGCATTTTTGACTCTTGTTTCTCGGTTTCTCCTTACTGGTAAACGGAATTATTATGAGATTTgtagctgttgctgctgctgtagcgttggtgttgctgctgtgatcCAGATGAGTGATGATGACGGTGGTGATGGTGTTGCTCGTGATGCTCACGATGGTGATGGTGTTGGTGTTGTTCGTGGTGGTGTTCGTGTTCGTGTTGGTACTCCCGCTCGCGTTGTTCGCGTTGCTCACGCAAATGTTGCTGCCGTTCgcgttggtgttgctgctgctcgcgaTGCTCCCGTTGTTCGCGTTGCTCgcgttgcagttgctgctggcgGGTGGGCGTTTGCTGCTGGTGTTCgcgtgtgggcgtggcatgtgCCTGATGTTGCTCCCGTGTGGGAGTTGCCTCCCGCGAAGCTTTCGTTGGTGTGTTGGTGTTTCCCGGTTGTAGTTTGCTAGCAGCTGTTGCTGCTCCCGTTGGTGTTGCTtgtgtgttgctgttgtttgtgttggGCGTTTTGGTGttttgatgttgctgttgctgctgcggctgctgttgctgttgctgcgacTGCTGCTGGTGAGGATGTGTATGcggatgcgaatgcgaatgtggATGAGGTTGATGATTGCTGAGCGCCGCACCGCTACCGTAATGCGCATTGATGTTGATGTGCATCTCGTGTGGCAGTGGCGGCGGATTCTTGGCTTTCGTTAGCGGTATTGGTGTTGGCATTGGTTTTGGCGTCTCCGTTAAATCGATGCCCCATTCGTAGAGGAACTCGAGTTTTTGTCGTTCCAATGGGTCACTGGCCGGCAGGGCAAGCAAATGTTAGGCTTCTAAAAATATCAGCGCCGTCGGCTTCGGTtccaaatttgatttttttgcttCGACAACTAAGAAGGTTATTTCAGCCTTTTCACGATTAGCAAAGCATTCGGCTATAAGTCGAGCAACCTCCTGcaaaagcaattaaatatttagccagtatgttaaaaatattctttaaacgACATTCCAGATTCTCTCTGAAATCTTTTAATCCAGATCAATTTATTGTTACCTGATGATGTAGACCTTCCACTTTGGTTCCATCTACCTCCAGTATGAGTTGCCCGACTTCTAGGCCGCCCGCTTCAAATGCTGCACCATTTTCCTGTTGCAAGTTCAGTTTGAGCATAAAGTAGTCTAAATGATCGTTTAAGTACTCACATGGATATTGATTATCCTAGGGAGCGGGTGTTTTGTATTAGCACCACCTTCGATAGCAATACCTAAAATTGGTTTGGTTTTCTTAACTGTAATGTGTAAGTTGCCTCTATGATCAGGTACGACGTTTGGATTGTGTTCATGTGTTTGTTCAGTCGTTGAACCACCATTCTGCTCCGCTGACAGACGCTGCATGGACTGAAAAACAAGCAAATGGAGTTGATGAAATGACAATTAAATAGGGTTACTACTTCAGGTATTAAACCCAGTTCGATGGGTACTTTTTTGCTATTCATTAGCCTAAGATTAGCTTATAGTTCAAATTGTGTTTGGGTTGGATCAAAGATAACTTGGTTCAAGCTGGTAGAGTAGATTTTGTGATTTGGTTAAGGCAAGCAATTTAACATTTGGTTGATTCAAGgactttaataaatattgttttgggTTGTTGTACTTATTTACGTGTGGTTCAAACAATAGGAAACGGTTCAAGCTATGGAAAGGTAGgccaattcaaatttacaaatattgctagtttaaaatattcaatggCTTAGTTGCTGTTTATTTTAGAGTTAGGTAAAAAGAGAGATAGAGAAAGTAGAAACTTTTGTGTGATTTGTTTGGAATGAATCATGAAATGTTCTGGGGTGACCGAATTGTATAGAATTTAGTAGAAAAACCGACGAAAGTCTTATGATTAAATATTAACTCTGATAATTTCGAGCCaaaactcatttttgtttctcatacgttttttgttatattaaagttgttgttgGCATTCAAGTGCTGTTGTAttcagttattttttgtagaTATCTGTTATTTTAGTGTGGTTGCACTAGTTTGGAGTAGCACTCACCTGATGCCTTCGTACACCTTTATCGCCCAGCAATGTGCCGCCTTCTTCCTTCATATCGAAACTTCTTGAGAGTTTTGTGGCCAACTcctattcatttaatttttgtttcggttttcagATTTGGCCACATTGTATTTTGGCAATGAATTggtttgtttttgggttttgcaTAGTGAGCaaacatttgattgatttttggTCGTACAATAAGTTGAATGTAAAATGAAAATAGTAGAGATATTTGCATAAGAAATCGTTGTAGTTGCTTGTAGTAGAGATAAAAAACGTTGTTGATTTCTTGGTAGACTGTATTGGTTGCGTGTGAAATATGgttagaatatatataaagttCTTGATTGTAGCCGCTTTAGAGagtgtttgctttttttgtattctcgCTCACTTTCAAACATACAGatagaaatttaattgaataaagtATGACAGTTGACTATACGGTGAGTTAAATTGAGTGGTGGGGTTGTTTTGGGTCGGCGGATGGGTGGTTCTTGTGGGGCAGCATGTGCCAAAGCGTGCTTTGGAGAGAGATAAAGAGATAGAGAGAGGGAGACAGTCTGAGATTCTGgatatcgattggcattcgaAGTGAACTGAGCTGATTTGCTTTGAATTGCAGAGTTCTGATTTTTCCTTTGCATTCGATTTTTGGTTACCTTTCACCATATTGGATTAGTCGTTGATGTAAGCTTTGATTGCTTGATTGGCTTGGCAGTGGTTTTCAGTTTGTCACTGGAGAGTGCAGCTTATcttatttgttgtattttattgTACAATCGGAAAAGGAAGGCAAAAAGTTGCATGAATATGAAtacttaatatattttaggttTACTGTAGTGCCTAGCCCCTTGTATGGATACTTTGAATAATAGCAGAGTTCTATTTAGCTcagtatttttagaaatatatccaaaaatgtAACATTCTATTTTTGTCTTTTAATAAGAATGATGaataaagtaaagtaatatatttttttaataatcccaaaataaacaatttgaagTTAGGAATCTGCCATACAAAGAGCTATAGCAAGGGTAGACTTccctataatttttttttgagccgAAATAAccttattttaacatttttgtatatCGTAACACTGAATGGAATGAATACTTTTTAACCACTGTTGTTTTTTCAGGGGCCATCGGCTTCCCacctattttgtattttggacTAAGCTGAGTTCAAGAGTGCATTTTATGAATATGCGGGTGCTGTGTGCGTATCTGTGGATTTTGTCTGTGTTTGGCTGGGTTGTGTGTCTTTTAGTTTGAGTTTGTGCAATTTAAGGCTTTGCAACTATACAATAATTATACAATCTATTTATAAAAGCTAATGGCAATATTTGGCAACTAAGACACTTAGAGTTTGGTAACTAGACTAGGTCGGACTAGGTAGGACCGAATGTAGCGCTAACTAAAACTTCAAAACTTCAACTTACGAGTACTTTACAGGACTAAGAGCTGCTAACTACAACTAGGATTGGGGTGCGTGTGTGGATGTCAATTAGTGTCGTTGTGTGGGAGAGCAGCAGCTAAATTAAGGCCAACATAAATCGGGATTTACACTAATTACAGggcaaatgaaaagaaatGGTAAGACACTACAAATCGATGTGTGAGAGGTGAATCGGTGAGTTATGGCTGGCGGTGAACCAAGACCAATTTATTCGATGCTGATACGGATATTGATATTTGCGTGTGTTTAGAAATCGGGGTGACTCATGCGTAAATGTgcaaatgtatttttcaagcttttcttttttgttggttttcttttttatatttcacttTGGTTCGTTTTTTGTCTTAAAGGCTTGACCTTTCGCTTTTAAATGCATTGTTGGCTTTTAGTCTTGTGTCTTGTTTagcttttgttttaaaatacttacaTTGACAATTACTTTACAAAGAGACTAAGGAAATCTATATGAAACGTTTTCGAGTGCGCcacgaaaaataaaagaacgaaacacaatggaaataatgttGTTTAACTTGTGGGGCAAGCAAAATTTGATTTGGAATGAGAGCACAAAGAAACTAAAACACAGTTCCTACGAATACAACACAAAATGCTGGAAATGCAACCGAATTTCAGAAaacaaccttttaaattttgtattttaatggcaatggcacTTGCAGTGGCTTTCGTTGCAATGcacattcaaattcaaaacggTTAAGTTAGTTAAGTTAGTTAGTTAATAGAGAGAGACAGAGTTacagagagatagagagagatagagagcgAGTGAGAGAGTGATAGCAACAATACTAAGTAGTTCAGGCTAAATTGAATGCAACGAGATGCAAATTGAACGGTCTGttccaaaagaaaaacaaaatgcagACTGGTGAAAACATTTCGCAGACAAAAATTATTCCACTCAACTTGCGAACACAATTTCTATTTTGTGGTTGCTGGTGTCGTATTATTATtaggtttgtttgttttcgttttaacGTTTAACGAAAAATACATTGGCACTTACTAGAGGTCGTCCCCAATACCATGATTTGACACGTTGTGTTAAACCACCCAAATGTGAACGCAGTCCATCTAAGTAGCCGCCCTGAAATGCACACAAATGAACAAACAAGAACAATTTTGGGGAGTACGGGACAAGAGGTCTCGGAAATCGAAATCCAAACTCAAAAGCGATCTGGAGTCTATGGATCTGATGGAACAACAAAAGTGGTGGGGTGAGGGTGCCGGGTGAAATGAGAGACTCGAGTGGAAATCAAGGGGGAAATCAGTGTGCTGGGTTTAAAGAGAGAAAGTAATAGAATAGGAGGATTCTGTGGGGGTTTCTTGGTAGGGTTCCTAGGTTATATGTATTTAACTAGTCGAGCTACTTGTAAGTATGTTACTGGTTATATAGTTGAACTGGATACTTGTTGAAGATTACGGGAGGTTACTGGTTACTTATATTTGTCGTAACCATAACTACTTAGATGAACTATTGGAAAATGAATACCTAACTATAGAACTAATGTCTTAACCATAATATGGGGTTCTTAAGGTGTCTAAATCAAGTTTTCTCTACAATCGCTACAGCAGTTATAGGTCGAATTACatttactttttaagtttCTAGTTAACTAGTTTAAAAACAGctggatttttttcttttatataaataaatataatttaattactaaAGAATTGTTTAGAGGCTATTTGCAACAAATGTTGCtgagcatcatcatcatcaacaaaGTCGAGTAAACTTTAATagcactgcatacttttaggctgaACAATAAAATCTGGTCactctaaaatttaaatttaagtttgaAAATGAGAAAGAAGAAAATGGTGAGATTAAGTATCTCCAGAAGACAAATTTCCTGTGCTCACAATTTAATAATCTCGGATTTAAGCTACACCCGCTACAACGCCTTTATTTGCTAATTAGCTTTGATTATGTCAAAACTTTGTGAGGTAATCCTCTCGAAAGCTCCGTTGCATGGGCATGTAATACGCCCACGTTCACGTCCCCACCTCTTGCATTTGGAAAATTATGCACACGAATCACCAGCGGCGAAATTAGTTAGAGAAATGGTTTAAAACAGAGTGGCGAGCTAAATATTTACAAGAGTTTCGGTTTTTGTGGCTCTTTCTTTGGTTACGATTGCTTCCTTATTGGTTTTTCCTTTGTTAAGTATGtacgtatatatttattggagTTTACATGTATATATGTGttagtgtg
It contains:
- the LOC108066859 gene encoding G-box-binding factor-like, encoding MPTPIPLTKAKNPPPLPHEMHININAHYGSGAALSNHQPHPHSHSHPHTHPHQQQSQQQQQQPQQQQQHQNTKTPNTNNSNTQATPTGAATAASKLQPGNTNTPTKASREATPTREQHQAHATPTREHQQQTPTRQQQLQREQREQREHREQQQHQRERQQHLREQREQREREYQHEHEHHHEQHQHHHHREHHEQHHHHRHHHSSGSQQQHQRYSSSNSYKSHNNSVYQ